The following proteins come from a genomic window of Drosophila sulfurigaster albostrigata strain 15112-1811.04 chromosome X, ASM2355843v2, whole genome shotgun sequence:
- the LOC133847675 gene encoding protein tilB, whose translation MVRITEALVRKKSEHNERLISTLEELSLHQEDIESIEHLQNWCRDLKILLLQSNLIGRLENLHKLKRLEYLNVAVNNIERIENLEALESLNKLDLTLNFIGELTSIESLRGNYNLRELLLIGNPCVDYPHYRDFVVGTLPQLHNLDCQEILPSERLQAQRLRQQHRLIIVQCQADQAMARDEQRIRVAEQQSQLAAQCADLEDEEERIRAFWNSKSEHCPEIRTQIARQHRLGREKSVSKPNPLTEKPKRTPHLFAPCGRPYNINQAKLPFNFQDEPSHYSLLLEVYKHLDTSLIDVDVQPNYVRVTVKGKIFQIAYHDEVKPLESQVQRSQITGHLQLMLPKLKANELLSFKQPKQSSAAAAAAKRASSAGKERNSDVVDISNICAPPDLPDLI comes from the exons ATGGTGCGCA TCACTGAAGCTTTGGTGCGCAAGAAATCGGAGCATAATGAGCGTTTAATTAGCACACTCGAGGAGTTGTCACTGCACCAAGAGGACATTGAAAGCATTGAGCATCTGCAGAATTGGTGTCGTGATCTCAAAATCCTTTTGCTGCAGTCCAATTTGATTGGACGCTTAGAAAATCTACACAAGCTGAAGCGTCTCGAATATCTCAATGTGGCCGTGAACAACATTGAACGCATCGAGAATCTCGAGGCACTCGAATCGCTCAACAAACTCGATCTCACGCTCAACTTTATAGGCGAATTGACCAGCATCGAATCGTTGCGTGGCAATTACAATCTACGCGAACTGCTCCTCATTGGCAATCCATGCGTCGATTATCCGCATTATCGCGACTTTGTCGTGGGCACTTTGCCCCAATTGCACAACCTCGACTGCCAGGAGATTTTGCCATCGGAACGCTTGCAGGCGCAACGTCTGCGCCAGCAGCATCGCCTCATCATTGTGCAGTGTCAAGCGGATCAGGCAATGGCTCGCGATGAGCAGCGCATTCGTGTTGCCGAGCAGCAATCGCAGCTGGCGGCCCAGTGTGCCGACCtcgaggatgaggaggagcgCATACGGGCCTTCTGGAATTCCAAGAGCGAGCATTGTCCCGAGATACGCACACAGATTGCGCGACAGCACAGGCTGGGGCGAGAGAAGAGCGTCTCGAAGCCGAATCCGTTGACGGAGAAGCCCAAGCGGACACCGCATCTGTTTGCCCCATGTGGACGACCCTATAATATCAATCAGGCCAAGTTGCCATTCAATTTCCAGGACGAACCGTCCCATTACAGTCTGCTGCTCGAGGTCTACAA GCACTTGGACACCTCGTTGATCGATGTGGATGTCCAGCCAAATTATGTGCGTGTCACGGTCAAGGGCAAAATCTTTCAAATTGCCTACCACGATGAGGTGAAGCCGTTGGAGTCGCAAGTGCAACGCTCCCAGATCACAGGACATCTGCAGCTGATGCTGCCAAAGCTCAAGGCCAACGAGTTGCTCAGTTTCAAACAGCCCAAGCAGtcttcggctgctgctgctgctgccaagaG